The genomic stretch aattaaagtctttctttttaaacattgtatttatttgtgggagagagcaagagagcgagcgagcagggggagcggcaggcagagggagaagcaggctcctgctgagcaaggaacccaacgagggactccatcccaggaccctgggatcatgacctgagctgaaggcagacgcttcactcaagtctttttttttaagtggttgtaCTTCTCtaggaatatactaaaaactattgaACTGTATATATTAAATGAGTAAACTGTATAGTTTgtgaactgtatctcaataaagctttttaagTGGTTGTATTCATAGATTAAAATGGATATAAAGTACCaacacatgctacaatgtggataaGCCTGAAACGACTATGCCAAGTGAaaaggccagacacaaaaggccacagatTGTATGCTATGTCTAGAATAGGCAGAAATAGATTAgtgttgccagggactggggaatggtgggggggttggggagtggggagtgactgctaatgggtacaaggtttcttcttgggatgatgaaaatattctggaattagacagtggtgaGTAATGTACAACTCTGTGAGTGTACTGTAAGACAACTTAATTGGATACTTCGGAAGGGTGaactttatggtatgtgaattatgtctcaataaagctgttctctttttaaaacggGAAAAAAGCAATGgcagattttgaaaaattatcttaaatagcatgtgccagggtgcctgggtggctctgtcagttacgcgtccaactcttgatttcagctcaggtcatgatctcagggctgtgagactgagccccgcctCAGCtcccgctgggcatggagcctgcttaagattctccccctccctctcaaattaattaattaattaattaattaaaactgatttttaaatgtgcattaaGCTATAGTGTTTGAAAGACTATGATGTTCCATTTCTAGACATGtgctatttgtttctttgtttaaggGGAACTGGAAACTTATCTAAAAAGCATTTACCTTTAATAGTAGGACTACAGAGAAAGTCCCAGTTTCTGGCTCAGGACATCAGGCTGCGGTCAGCGTGGATCTATCAAAGGCAGCAGTTCCCCGCAAGGAGAATCCAGTTTCAGGCACGCCAAGTCGTCGGACCGCGTGGGCCCAATGTTCAGTATTGCAATTGGGAGCTGCTTCTCTCGGGCAGTGAGGATAAACCTGTAGCCGGAGTACACCTTACAAGAAGAAGACACAGGTGAGGACTCTCGATGCAGGAAGAGAGaaaccaagcagggagccccccgGGGGCTCTCCATCCCACGAAAGGGGCAGTCACCACCCTGACCAAGTTCGATACCTGCAAGGACGATCCCACTACCaacagggagtcagcttcttTTACACGCCTGCGCACAAAGTCAACCTTGTCCGCGTTCACTGTGTCCCCGAAGAAAACGACGTCTGGTTTCAGGGGGCCTCCACATCGAGCGCAGGACGGGACCTGAAAGCTCTGTACCTGCTCCTCTGTGAGAAAGACGTCGCCATCAGGCGCCAGGCCATGGGCCTCGGCACTCCAGGTGGGGTTCAGGGCTTCAAAACGCTCTTGCAGTGCCCTGCGGGGAATCTGGTCACCACAGTCCACGCAAAGGACCCTGAAACCAAGAGGCTGACTGAATGGCTGGTCCCCAGGAGCCACAAAGCTGCCTCATCCCCAACCATTTTTAACTCCTCCAACGGTGCTTGCCATTCCTAACACCCAGTCTTTCTCCCATGTTAGGAATACCTTCTCGTGACCTCTTTAACTACCACCATTTCTCATCTTCCTTTACTGCCAACCTGTAGAACAAGGAGTGTACGTCTGTTTTCCTTGCTCGCACCCCCTGCTTACCCTGTCGGCTCATTTTTACCCGTAGCACAACTGCACATGACCTCCGTAGTGTCCAAACCCGtgctttcccctccctccctccctccttctcctcctccggGGTGATGGTCACTGTCCATCACCATCGTCTCTAAAACGCTCTTCCCCCTGGTGTCCTTACCCAGTGTCTTCTGTTCGTCTTCTTACCTCTCTAATCATGAGCTCCATGAGAGCAAGAACTTTGAGTCCTTTGACCACTGTGCTATGCCCACCACCTAGAACAGCGCCTACAGACAGCGTTCTCTAAATAGCAGCTAAAAGAAAGAACTAAAGGTGGTTTAGTTGGTTTCTTCTCTACTCCTCAATCTTCCAGCCAGTTTTCTTTCTACCTTCACCCTGGCGACTCTGTTTTCACTGCCACAATGCTTCTATGCTAATggttccctcctctgtgctctctcccaaACTCCAAGTCATCTTGACTGTCCTGTCCAGCTTACCTCTGTCTTCACCCGCCACTCCCCAACTTCTCCATCACCATCCTTTCTCCAGTTACTTGGGTAGGAACCCTTGCAAAAACTTGTTACTCGATTTGCTCCTTTTTATCTAGCCACCCATCAGATTATGttgattattttacttaaaaggCCCCATAggagggtacctggctggctcagttggtggtgcatgtgactcttggtctcagggttctcagtttgagccccatgctggatatagagattacttaaaaaaataaaatcttaaaaaaggaggGGGTCTGTGTGGCGCAGTCAGTTTAGCATCGGACTCCCagttgcagctcaggtcatgatctcagggtcgtgatatcaagcaccatgttgggctctgtgggaagtctgtttcagattctccctctccctctgcctgcactcatgtgcacacactcaaataaataaataaatctttaaaaaacaaaggccCCCTATGAAATGCTAATTCTtggatttgttttaaaacattttaagagacagggagagagagagagtaaagtAACATGCTAAAATCTTTGTATCTGAGTGATGGTACATGGGAGTTCATTATACTACTTTCCTTTTAGGGACATGTGAAATTATCATCatgaaaagaaagttttaatgGACATAGGGTCATCATTAGCTCTCGAATTGCCCTGATACCACCTGGGTCTAGGTCCTTCAGGCTGACCTCCCCGAGTCATTCTTTCTAGTCCTGTGTGGCTTTCCTCAAATGCTATTTTTATCATATTGCTTTCGTGCTCAGAAACCACTAATATTCCCCTTTGGTCTCTCACAACAGACCCAAATTGCACTGCACTATTTTCAGACACACCCATGATTAGGGTCTAGCCTTCCCAGACAATCTGATTTCATAGTAACTCTCCAcagaggccaggccaggctcCTCTGGGCTCTACAAGTCCTCTTCATTTTGAAAGCCCTCTCCCTTCTTTTGCCTAGTCGGACTGGAGCTAGGCTTAAGCCCCACTTTTCCCATAAAAGCTTAACCAATTACTCTAAGCTTTACCAAATCTGTTTTTCTGAACTTGCAAAACATGTCTATCAAGGACCACATAATTTAACAATTGTGTGGAGTTGTTTGTTAAACATGTTATTTTTggatccctcccccaccccaaagatCACAAAGTTCTCACATACAAAGTGGACCATGTTTTATACTTTGGTTTTGACCCCTCCACACCACCAAGTAGCACACCGCACGTTGTAGAGACCCAATATTTAATGATTGGCAGGAGGATCTCGGGggcttaaaaataaggaaatggttTCCAATTAGCTTCAAGTTATTGCCAGGGCTACATGTGTTCATCCCATCAATATTTACTGGGTTCTGACTATATGCTGGGCTGTACTGTGTTCTACATGTCTAGGCATCAGAGATCTTCCAGCTTCTAGCCTATGCTGTTGGCGCTTTGCTCATAGTCCCCTCAAGATACCCTACAGGCCACGTGCACATAGTTTTCTTATAAGCAATTTCCTGCATCTCTCTTAGTGTGTTCACTGGCCAAGGAAGCCTTCTCCAGAGTTGCAGAGTCAGTGCTAGGGACTGAATTCCCCTAGACTGACTCTCAACCAATGAGGGATGGAACGTGATGGACAAATGCCCCAGCTTCCTCGACTTTCAATGAGACGATTCTGAAGCATGCTGTAGACAGAGGGCCCCTCAAAGGATTGAGCCTCAGCTCCCCAAAGCGGCAACCCATTCATTACTTTACccttttcttggcttttcttcccTACCCTGTTTCATTTCCCCACTGAGTTTGTTCCTCAGTGAGTTTGCTGGGATTGActccaaaaataaacaacttgctCCAAATCCTTTTCTCAAGGTCTAATGAAAACAACAGTGATCAAGACAGCCAAAGTCTCTGCTCTTATGGAGACACATTTCTGCACTCAAATTATTTAGACCTTCCTGCACCTGTGCATGCATCCATGGAGTTCTGTGAGGCGCTGACTTCCTGCTTTCGTGTGCAAGGCATCCACATTTTGGGTCACCAACCAGTACAGCTTTCCGAGTCTCTCCCAGTTGCTCAAAGCCCAATGTGCAGGGTtaggctggagggaggagaacCGAGGCCAGCCTACAAAGTTTCTTGCCCAGTACCGCTGGCGGACTGGAGCACTCCGCAGAAAATCCCCGTGCTGAATGGGTTTCCGGTCAGTGCGGGCATAGAGTCCCACCTTTTCTGACCTGTAGTCTGGGATCCCCGACTCGGTGGAGATTCCTGCCCCAGTCATCACTAGGAGTCTCTTGGAAAGAGTGACGAAGCGCTGTAACTCTTTGACCTTCTCAGGGTCCAGAGGAGGACTTGGTGGCACAAATAACCCAATGGATCCACGTGAGCACTGTCGGCTGCTCTTCACCATCCAGCGGCCTTTTGCTGCCCTGAAAGTCAACCCAAAATTCATCCTcgttctagagagagagaaacctgatGTAAGAAACTGggttttaaaaactaaagcagcagcaacaacaacaaaaactaaagcaaacaaaaaaacccaaacaagaagaacaaaactgaggcaaaaaataataaaaaaattaaaaaaactgaggcaaccatcaaccaatgaatgaataaacaaaatggggCCTGTCCATACGATGAAGTGTTATTTACTTATAAGcatgaagttttttgtttttgtttttagaattatatttatttatttgacagggagagagagagcacaagcagggggagtggcaggcagagggagagggagaagcaggctcctgctgagcatggagcctgatgtgggatttgatcccaggactccaggatcatgacctgagccaaaggcaaatgcttaaccgactgagccacccaggcgccccaagcatgaagttctgatatatgctacaatatggataTGGATAAAGTGTAAGAAGAAGTCAGTCACGAAAGGACAAATACCTTACAATTTTACTTACATAAGTTgtccaaaatacacaaatatatagacacagaaagtaaattagtagTTGCTAGGACTGGAAGGAAGAATGTATCtgaacttattcttttttttttttttttaagattttatttatttgacagagacagccagcgagagagggaacacaagcaggggaagtgggagaggaagaagcaggctcccagcggaggagcctgatgtggggctcgatcccagaacgctgggatcacgccctgagccgaaggcagacgcttaaggactgcgccacccaggcgccccagaacttaattcttttttttttaagtctttccctttagacttttttttaaattcaaggatAATTAACaatgttatagtagtttcagatgtacagtatgattcaacaattctatactcATTGCTCATCACtgtaagtgttcttttttttatatatacatttatttctttatttgaaagagacagagcacaagcagggggagggacaggggagagggagaagcagactccccactgagcagggagccagaggcttaaccaactgaggcacccaggtgcccctataagtgtcctcttaatctcctgcacctacttcacccatctcctcacccctcctcctctctggcaaccaccagtttgtcctcTCTATTTaagagtgttgtttttttttttaagattttatttatttatttatttatttgacagagatagagacagccagtgaggagggaacacaagcagggggagtgggagaggaagaagcaggctcatagcggaagagcctgatgtggggctcgatcccacaatgccgggatcacgccctgagccgaaggcagacgcttaaccactgtgccacccaggcgcccctaagagtggttttttgtctcttttttctttcttcatttattttgtctcttaaattccacacgagtgaaatcatgtatttgtcttcttctgacttgtttcacttagcattgtacctTCTAGATcgatccatgttattgcaaatagcaagatttccttctttttttggctaatattcctctgtgtgtgtgtgcgtattgacatcgtctttatccattcatctatggatggacacttgggttgcttccatatcttggctattgtaaataatgctgcagtaaacatagacgtgcatgtatcttttcaaatcagtgtttttgttttctttgggtaaatacccaatagtggaattactggatcatatagtaattttttaattttttgaggagcctccatactgttttccacagtagctgcagcAGCTTGAATTCCCACAAACAGTCCACGAGGGTTcgtttttctccatatcctcgcccaTACTAGTTATTTCCTATGtctttgattttagcctttctgggAGGTGTGAGTTGATACCTCATTTATaactgaaaagcaaaggaagCATCTAGGCATTAAGCATCAACAGCTTCCTCCACTTTCAACATTACAGAAAAAGAGAGTCTGGATCTCCCTATTGGCACTAATGGCAGCTAATCTTTTTTGCTCCCATCTATATTgagagtatatatatgtatttttagtaggctatggagcccaactcgggcctcgatctcacaaccctgagatcatgacctgagctgaaacaagaatcagaggcttaagCGACTAAGCCGACACCTAGGAGCCCCTGGAGTTGTTAAtttttgaagctgggtgatgggtctGTGGATGGGGTTCATTATATCATTCTATCTCCACAacggaaaaaaatttttttaagggaatttatttatttatttatttgttttttttttttatttgagagagagcacagagagagagagaaaaagtgggggaggagcagagggagaagcagactccccgctgagctgggatcatgacctgagccaaaggcagacgcttaactgcctgagccacccaggcacccccataataaaaaattgttttatttttgttatgttttaagtaggctccacacctaatgtggggcttgaactcacgactcctgagatcgagtcacatgctctatggactgagccagctaggtgcctccgcaataaaaaattaagaaaaaataattctttagaGGGATGTCTGGATTGCAGTGTCCTACTGTGCCCAGGACATCGGAAGTGCTGAAATGCCAAAAGCCATGAGATGAAGGAAAATGCTTatatcttttgaatattttaaaggcTTAAGAGATACGATCAGAAAAgtgaggggggagaaaagaatggaCCAGTTTGAAGAGAAGCTAAAATGTGGAATGTTTCACCTTAAAGGTAGATATTTCAGACCATACTACTTCCGGTGGCAGACTGCATGCTTATATGAACAACCTGATAATGAATTAATCAGTGACTTCAGTGTCTTGAAGGACAACGCCCAAATAAGAGTATCTTTCATTGGAAAGGTATAgcctctcccccccaccaacATACACCCAgagtatatttataattttactttgtaaCTGAAATCAATCTTTTGTAGAATTTGGAAGGCTGTGAGCTAGCTCAGGATCTGAGAACTCAATGATGTACTGAACACTGGGGCTCCAGGCTTATAGAGAAAACTGACCCTTGCCAGGGGTGTGCTGGTAAACTACCTTCTCCCccactgtcccccccccccaaaataaagatACAAGAAAATAATGCCATCATGACCAGTTTCAGGCTAACAATGGCTTAACGACCAGCTAGCAAGTCCCTGAATACTTAACAGTTGGCCCTCACCGGTAAAAACTAATTCCAGCACACCTTCCTGAGTCCCATGATGTCCTGTCCAAAACAACAAGGCTacctttttattatctttttaataatttgttttggTCAAGAATTTCTAAtacctttcagaaaataaaatcttgtctCCACACTGGACTATTTCATAACAGCCCAAACCAATCTTGTCCTTTTGACCTCTTAACCTACAACCAGAGCTCTGCTATACTGTAGCCATCAGATGGAAATTAACTTAAAATCGTTGCTGAATCTGccaaggatttttgcatccaagAGAAATTGTACATTTGCCTTATAAAAAATGGTGCAAGGGactcttaaatgtttttaaatttttaaaaaggagtgggGGTGACTCGGTGGTGCTGTCAGATAGGcgacccactcttggtttcagctcaggtctgatctccaggtggtgagactgagcgccaagtcgggctctgcacagggtgtggagcctgctaaagattctccctctccctctgtccctccccgccctGCACACgaactctctttctccctctcaaaaaaataaataataatagtaataataaaaaggaagtgTAAAACACAAATTGGTAAAGCAGGATTCTAGCATAACATGAGTCCTGTTCTGCTTGTCCCAGTAAAACCTTGCTGgtcagaaataaatttcttatagggggcacctgggtggctcagttagttaagcgtttgcctttggctcaggtcatgatcccagtgtcctgggatccaccccacgttggactccctgttcagcaggggagtccacttctccctctccctctgcttgtgtgctctctctccctcccaaataaataaaaatcttttaaaaaatttcttacaCACTTCAAAATATTAATGGCCTATTCCCAACATCTCTTAAATCTCTTAATAAGTTATTGTTATTCCATCTGTGAGTACATCTGAGGACGTCTCCATTGGAGGACTGCCTTTATAGTTTTAATTACTACCATCCCTTGGGATACCGTGTGTTCCATAAACCTAgttcccattttataaatcagAAGTATTTCTTAACTAAAGAGCACATCTGAATTCTAGTATGCCAGGTGTTGATGAAATCGTTGCTCAGACATTTCGGACTTataatttttatggctttttatttattaatgtaacTAAGCACATGCACATCTTTTATTCTGTCTTTATCATATTCTTTTTCAGTTTACCCTCAATCACAAACACTGCTACTTAGACACAGAATAGTGAGTCCTGGCACGACATTCTGCCCCAGCTTTTAGCTGTAAAAATAAGGATTTGACATATTACTTAACATAATGCAGAAATTCTCTAGTGATAAGCACCCGTATGTAAATATTATCTTACGCTTGGCTTTCCAGATCTAGGTTTAGGCCCCGATTTCTCTGTGTTCCACAGCAACACGTGAACCGCTAACAAATACAGCCTGGATACCTGAGACCAAAGGACTCGGGAAACCCCGCTGAAAACACGCTCTATTGGAACAGCAACTCTCTGCCAAGTACCACCGAAGGGCAAAGAGTTACTACGGTATCCCTTACAACAAATCCACAACTTCTAGAAACCCGCAGCCCGCAGAGAACACACTCACCTTTCACAGCTTAAACGACACTTTACGACTGACAATGCAACTGATTGGCTACTTTTGCATTTTGGGAAATGTAGTTCACGAGGCGGAAATGATGCATGAAAAACTACAAGTCCCACAATCCTCTGGGCTTCACAGTTGAGGGGCCCAGATTGTCTAGTAGCGCCACCTGTCTGCGTTTTATGGTCAGAG from Ursus arctos isolate Adak ecotype North America unplaced genomic scaffold, UrsArc2.0 scaffold_34, whole genome shotgun sequence encodes the following:
- the SIRT4 gene encoding NAD-dependent protein lipoamidase sirtuin-4, mitochondrial — encoded protein: MNFGLTFRAAKGRWMVKSSRQCSRGSIGLFVPPSPPLDPEKVKELQRFVTLSKRLLVMTGAGISTESGIPDYRSEKVGLYARTDRKPIQHGDFLRSAPVRQRYWARNFVGWPRFSSLQPNPAHWALSNWERLGKLYWLVTQNVDALHTKAGSQRLTELHGCMHRVLCVDCGDQIPRRALQERFEALNPTWSAEAHGLAPDGDVFLTEEQVQSFQVPSCARCGGPLKPDVVFFGDTVNADKVDFVRRRVKEADSLLVVGSSLQVYSGYRFILTAREKQLPIAILNIGPTRSDDLACLKLDSPCGELLPLIDPR